In one window of Eggerthella guodeyinii DNA:
- a CDS encoding C40 family peptidase, translating to MSEHTIGLSRRTFLTGAAALGALSVMAPTTAFAETAAEKQAEADAVRNQLIGLQTDLEAAEISYYAALDERDAAQTAMEAEQAKIDDANSQISDLQDKLGTRARNMYRNGSTSFVDFVLGAASFEEFTQNWDLLNKMNENDADMVDQTKTLREELQTAKDEYSRQEQIASAKAEEAKQIQSEVQAKVDQATELVSSLDAEAQELLQQEQAAAAAAAAAEAAAEAERQRQAEAAANTGNSGGGSGSSGGGGGGTSGGGGGGSVVYPSRPVGSYDSVVGYAMSRIGCPYIWGAEGPDSFDCSGLVTWAYRQVGISLPHQSEAQYSAASYVGSVSEARPGDVLWRYGHVGIAVSSGGSHYVHAPTFNAYVRDTDPLSWAQFTNCLQF from the coding sequence ATGAGCGAGCATACAATCGGACTGAGCAGGCGAACATTTCTCACCGGCGCGGCTGCGCTCGGTGCCCTCTCCGTCATGGCTCCGACGACCGCCTTCGCCGAGACCGCTGCTGAGAAGCAGGCCGAAGCCGATGCGGTGCGCAACCAGCTGATCGGTTTGCAGACCGATCTCGAGGCTGCCGAAATCAGCTATTACGCCGCGCTCGACGAGCGCGATGCCGCGCAGACGGCGATGGAGGCCGAGCAGGCCAAAATCGACGACGCTAACAGCCAGATCAGCGATTTGCAGGACAAGCTGGGCACGCGTGCCCGCAACATGTACCGCAACGGATCTACGAGCTTCGTCGATTTCGTCCTGGGTGCCGCCTCGTTCGAAGAGTTCACCCAGAACTGGGATCTCCTCAACAAGATGAACGAGAACGACGCCGACATGGTCGACCAGACGAAGACCCTGCGCGAAGAGCTTCAGACCGCCAAGGACGAGTACTCCCGCCAGGAGCAGATCGCCTCGGCCAAGGCCGAAGAAGCCAAGCAGATCCAGAGCGAGGTCCAGGCCAAGGTCGATCAGGCCACCGAGCTGGTCAGCTCCCTCGACGCCGAGGCCCAGGAGCTCCTCCAGCAGGAGCAGGCCGCAGCGGCTGCCGCAGCGGCGGCGGAAGCTGCCGCCGAGGCCGAGCGCCAGCGTCAGGCGGAGGCCGCGGCGAACACCGGCAACTCCGGTGGCGGCAGCGGCTCTTCCGGCGGCGGCGGTGGCGGCACCTCCGGCGGCGGTGGCGGCGGGTCCGTCGTGTACCCGAGCCGTCCGGTCGGCTCCTACGACTCGGTCGTGGGCTACGCCATGAGCCGCATCGGCTGCCCCTACATCTGGGGTGCCGAGGGTCCCGACTCGTTCGACTGCTCCGGTCTGGTCACGTGGGCGTATCGCCAGGTGGGCATCTCGCTGCCGCACCAGAGCGAGGCGCAGTACTCGGCGGCGAGCTACGTCGGCTCGGTTTCCGAGGCGCGACCGGGCGACGTCCTGTGGCGCTACGGCCACGTCGGCATCGCGGTGAGCTCGGGCGGCTCGCACTATGTGCACGCCCCCACCTTCAACGCGTACGTGCGCGACACCGATCCGCTGTCGTGGGCGCAGTTCACGAACTGCCTGCAGTTCTAA
- a CDS encoding class I adenylate-forming enzyme family protein, protein MAWRESDHFLEGLDLQTAPAYWARRRPDHLAFVDAERRLAYAEFAALVDRCARGMRAAGVGTGNIVAVMLPNWHEAPVVFFAAARLGAVLVFCDEVMEEADLALRLDRVDPALVVLARADLAEAARTHAPRARVVTVRFDAPDCTAFDNLLADGDGPCEPAPVDALEDPFVIAFTSGSTGQAKGVVLSQESSLFSWRSYGRAMQCTSDDVFAVPIPLSHMFGVNMGIVLPVMFGATAVLVEKFEPHDLLRTVERERVSVIYGVPTVFGRVLLDLKKHPVDLSSVRTGLVGSATVARELVEDVWERLRCRVVVGYGSTEAVAVTCTTVEDDLERTASTVGRPFPGVEVRLLGDDGALSERGEGELVVRSPCMMRRYWRDPERTAERYAQGWLRTGDAAAIDDEGYVRILGRIDGMIIRGGFNVYAAELEHLYSAHPAVLEAAAFPLPHPELGQQIVVALTCKRGTPMDATAFRRWAEGRIAKFKLPDRIVFFHELPKLPTGKIDASAIKAAVQP, encoded by the coding sequence ATGGCGTGGCGCGAAAGCGATCATTTCCTCGAGGGGCTCGACCTGCAGACGGCGCCCGCCTACTGGGCGCGGCGCCGGCCCGACCACCTGGCGTTCGTCGACGCCGAGCGGCGCCTCGCGTACGCCGAATTCGCCGCGCTCGTGGACCGCTGCGCGCGGGGCATGCGCGCGGCGGGCGTCGGCACGGGCAACATCGTGGCGGTCATGCTGCCGAACTGGCACGAGGCGCCCGTCGTGTTCTTCGCCGCCGCGCGGCTGGGAGCCGTGCTCGTCTTCTGCGACGAGGTGATGGAGGAGGCCGACCTCGCGCTCAGGCTCGATCGCGTCGATCCCGCGCTCGTCGTGCTCGCCCGCGCCGACCTCGCCGAGGCGGCGCGCACCCACGCGCCCCGCGCCCGCGTGGTCACCGTGCGCTTCGACGCGCCCGACTGCACGGCCTTCGACAACCTGCTGGCCGACGGCGACGGCCCCTGCGAGCCCGCGCCCGTCGACGCGCTCGAGGATCCCTTCGTCATCGCGTTCACGTCGGGCTCCACCGGCCAGGCCAAGGGCGTCGTGCTGTCGCAGGAAAGCTCGCTGTTCTCATGGCGCAGCTACGGCCGCGCCATGCAGTGCACCTCGGACGACGTGTTCGCCGTGCCCATCCCGCTGTCGCACATGTTCGGCGTGAACATGGGCATCGTGCTGCCCGTCATGTTCGGCGCCACGGCCGTCCTCGTGGAGAAATTCGAGCCCCACGACCTCCTGCGCACCGTCGAGCGCGAGCGGGTGTCGGTGATCTACGGCGTGCCCACGGTGTTCGGCCGCGTGCTGCTCGACCTCAAGAAGCATCCCGTGGACCTGTCCAGCGTGCGCACGGGCCTCGTGGGCTCGGCCACCGTGGCGCGCGAGCTGGTCGAGGACGTGTGGGAGCGGCTGCGGTGCCGGGTGGTGGTGGGCTACGGCTCCACCGAGGCCGTGGCCGTCACGTGCACCACTGTCGAGGACGATCTCGAGCGTACGGCGTCCACGGTGGGCCGCCCGTTCCCTGGCGTGGAGGTGCGTCTGCTCGGGGACGACGGGGCGCTGAGCGAGCGCGGCGAGGGCGAGCTCGTCGTGCGCAGCCCCTGCATGATGCGCCGCTACTGGCGCGACCCCGAGCGCACCGCCGAAAGGTACGCGCAGGGCTGGCTGCGCACGGGCGACGCGGCCGCCATCGACGACGAGGGCTACGTGCGCATCCTCGGGCGCATCGACGGCATGATCATCCGCGGCGGCTTCAACGTGTACGCCGCCGAGCTCGAGCACCTCTACAGCGCGCATCCCGCCGTGCTCGAGGCCGCGGCGTTCCCGCTGCCGCATCCGGAGCTCGGTCAGCAGATCGTCGTGGCCCTCACGTGCAAGCGCGGCACGCCCATGGACGCGACGGCGTTCCGCCGCTGGGCCGAGGGCCGCATCGCGAAGTTCAAGCTGCCCGACCGCATCGTGTTCTTCCACGAGCTGCCGAAGCTGCCTACCGGCAAGATCGACGCCTCCGCCATCAAAGCGGCGGTGCAGCCCTGA
- a CDS encoding aminotransferase has translation MPTYAEMDQAQLAALREELEREYGEIKARGLALNMARGKPAKAQLDLSMPLLETVTTMEDCVAADGTDCRNYGVGFGLPEAKEFMASMLDDEADNVIVFGNASLNIMYDAVARCWMFGTLGSTPWSKLDTVKWICPAPGYDRHFGVTEEFGIEMIPVPMTDEGPDMDEVERIAASDASVKGIWCVPKYSNPGGVTYSDETVRRLAAMECAADDFRIFWDNAYCVHHLFDEAAEQDQLLDIAAACREAGTEDRCFKFASTSKVTFPGAGISALAASPANVAEIKKRVGVQTIGHDKLNQLRHVRFLRDAEGLAAHMRKHAAILRPKFELVNAKLEEGLDEVGGCSWSNPRGGYFVSFDAPEGCAKRIVGLAKEAGVTMTGAGATYPYKQDPHDANIRIAPTLPPLEELDEAMDVFTVCVKLAYVEKLLG, from the coding sequence ATGCCCACGTACGCGGAGATGGATCAGGCTCAGCTGGCGGCGCTCAGGGAGGAGCTCGAACGCGAATACGGCGAGATCAAGGCGCGGGGCCTGGCGCTCAACATGGCGCGCGGCAAGCCCGCCAAGGCGCAGCTCGACCTCAGCATGCCGCTGCTCGAAACCGTGACCACGATGGAGGACTGCGTGGCCGCCGACGGCACCGACTGCCGCAACTACGGCGTGGGATTCGGCCTTCCCGAGGCCAAGGAGTTCATGGCCTCCATGCTGGACGACGAGGCCGACAACGTCATCGTGTTCGGCAACGCCAGCCTCAACATCATGTACGACGCCGTGGCGCGCTGCTGGATGTTCGGCACGCTGGGCTCGACGCCGTGGAGCAAGCTGGACACGGTGAAGTGGATCTGCCCCGCTCCGGGCTACGACCGCCACTTCGGCGTGACCGAGGAGTTCGGCATCGAGATGATCCCCGTGCCGATGACCGACGAGGGCCCCGACATGGACGAGGTTGAGCGCATCGCCGCCTCCGACGCCTCCGTGAAGGGCATCTGGTGCGTGCCGAAATACTCGAACCCCGGCGGCGTGACGTACTCCGACGAGACGGTGCGCCGCCTGGCCGCCATGGAGTGCGCCGCCGACGACTTCCGCATCTTCTGGGACAACGCGTACTGCGTGCACCACCTGTTCGACGAGGCGGCCGAGCAGGACCAGCTGCTCGACATCGCCGCGGCCTGCCGCGAAGCGGGCACCGAGGACCGCTGCTTCAAGTTCGCCTCCACCTCGAAGGTGACGTTCCCGGGCGCGGGCATCTCCGCCCTGGCCGCGAGCCCGGCCAACGTCGCCGAGATCAAGAAGCGCGTGGGCGTGCAGACCATCGGCCACGACAAGCTGAACCAGCTGCGCCACGTGCGCTTCCTGCGCGACGCCGAGGGCCTGGCGGCGCACATGCGCAAGCACGCCGCCATCCTGCGCCCGAAGTTCGAGCTGGTGAACGCGAAGCTCGAGGAAGGCCTCGACGAGGTGGGCGGCTGCTCGTGGAGCAACCCGCGCGGCGGCTACTTCGTGTCGTTCGACGCGCCCGAGGGGTGCGCCAAGCGCATCGTGGGGCTGGCGAAGGAAGCGGGCGTCACGATGACGGGCGCCGGCGCCACCTACCCCTACAAGCAGGACCCGCACGACGCGAACATCCGCATCGCCCCCACGCTGCCGCCGCTCGAGGAGCTGGACGAGGCCATGGACGTGTTCACCGTCTGCGTGAAGCTGGCCTACGTGGAGAAGCTGCTCGGCTAG
- a CDS encoding sodium/proline symporter has product MVSNDFLVVFAMLLYFVAVLTIGFVYAKRSNSSTAEYFLGGRGVGPWLTALSAEASDMSGWLLMGLPGVAYFTGASDAMWTAIGLAIGTYLNWKFVAKRLRKYSVVAGDSITLPEFYSKRFHDRKNIVSTVAALIIMVFFCVYVGSCFVTCGKLFATLFGLDYATMMVLGAIIVFLYTLVGGYLSVVTTDFVQGVLMFFALATVFVGSVAWAGGVDNTVAFLQNIPGFLSGTQIAVPLVDDAGRQLVEGGAPLFGDAADYPLITIASMLAWGLGYFGMPQVLVRFMGIRSADEVKKSRVIAVTWCVVSLACGICIGLVGRAIIPTDFATQAQAENVFIVLSQMILPPFMCGVVVSGIFAASMSSSSSYLLIAGSSVAENIFRGVIKKDATDRQVMIVARLTLVAVFLFGIIVAYDENSSIFGVVSYAWAGLGASFGPLTLCTLYWRRTNMQGALAGMLTGTAAVLVWHNLVKPLGGVFGIYELLPAFVLSLVAIVAVSLLTAPPSEAVVREFDHYMDEGEAGVERSAQ; this is encoded by the coding sequence GTGGTTTCCAACGATTTTCTGGTCGTGTTCGCGATGCTTTTGTACTTCGTCGCGGTGCTGACCATCGGGTTCGTGTACGCGAAGCGCTCGAACTCGTCGACGGCCGAGTACTTCCTCGGCGGGCGCGGGGTGGGGCCGTGGCTCACGGCGCTGTCGGCCGAGGCGTCCGACATGTCGGGCTGGCTGCTCATGGGCCTGCCGGGCGTGGCGTACTTCACCGGCGCGTCCGACGCCATGTGGACCGCCATCGGGCTGGCCATCGGCACGTATCTCAACTGGAAGTTCGTGGCGAAGCGTTTGCGGAAGTATTCCGTGGTGGCGGGCGATTCCATCACGCTGCCGGAATTCTACAGCAAGCGCTTCCACGACCGGAAGAACATCGTGTCCACCGTGGCCGCGCTCATCATCATGGTGTTCTTCTGCGTGTACGTGGGCAGCTGCTTCGTCACGTGCGGCAAGCTGTTCGCCACGCTGTTCGGCCTCGATTACGCCACGATGATGGTGCTCGGCGCCATCATCGTGTTCCTGTACACGCTCGTGGGCGGCTACCTGTCGGTGGTCACCACCGACTTCGTGCAGGGCGTGCTCATGTTCTTCGCGCTGGCCACCGTGTTCGTGGGGTCGGTCGCGTGGGCGGGCGGCGTCGACAACACCGTCGCGTTCCTGCAGAACATCCCCGGCTTCCTGAGCGGCACCCAGATAGCGGTGCCCCTCGTGGACGACGCGGGGCGACAGCTCGTCGAGGGCGGGGCGCCGCTGTTCGGCGACGCGGCCGACTACCCGCTCATCACCATCGCGTCGATGCTGGCCTGGGGCCTCGGCTACTTCGGCATGCCGCAGGTGCTCGTGCGCTTCATGGGCATCCGCTCGGCCGACGAGGTGAAGAAGTCGCGCGTCATCGCCGTCACGTGGTGCGTCGTGTCGCTGGCCTGCGGCATCTGCATCGGGCTCGTGGGGCGCGCCATCATCCCCACCGACTTCGCCACGCAGGCGCAGGCCGAGAACGTGTTCATCGTGCTGTCCCAGATGATCCTGCCGCCGTTCATGTGCGGCGTCGTGGTGTCGGGCATCTTCGCGGCGTCGATGAGCTCGTCGTCGTCCTACCTGCTGATCGCCGGCTCCTCGGTGGCCGAGAACATCTTCCGCGGCGTCATCAAGAAGGACGCCACCGATCGCCAGGTCATGATCGTGGCGCGCCTCACGCTCGTCGCGGTGTTCCTGTTCGGCATCATCGTGGCCTACGACGAGAACTCGTCCATCTTCGGGGTGGTTTCCTACGCCTGGGCGGGCCTCGGCGCCTCGTTCGGCCCCCTCACGCTGTGCACGCTGTACTGGCGGCGCACGAACATGCAGGGCGCGCTGGCCGGCATGCTCACCGGCACGGCGGCCGTGCTCGTGTGGCACAACCTCGTCAAGCCCCTCGGCGGCGTGTTCGGCATCTACGAGCTGCTGCCCGCGTTCGTCCTGTCGCTCGTCGCCATCGTCGCGGTGTCGCTGCTCACGGCGCCCCCGTCCGAGGCGGTCGTGCGCGAGTTCGATCACTACATGGACGAGGGGGAAGCGGGCGTCGAAAGAAGCGCGCAGTAG